A DNA window from Linepithema humile isolate Giens D197 chromosome 6, Lhum_UNIL_v1.0, whole genome shotgun sequence contains the following coding sequences:
- the LOC105673217 gene encoding protein zer-1 homolog isoform X1 — protein sequence MAELDDLFHTDQYVGPERLTDLCFKLICENLDIISIKGRRGHRILRKGITFPSEICDKIIEYAQYSEATEDDDCFFSIFKNLAATRLKHVKISSCSLTDTSVQTLTSHKLYDLELTDCSNLTELCIEHINANSENLHSLAFHGTSMIVPSRLSPAESSFDYYKRGYVFKTPNLRRLALGYLGIAASEYVLLLAGLINLTHLDLSNSFDIDTFEFYHLVPNLVSLTLYNVKVNTDSKSFVKNISQLKNLRHLDISQSNYKHGQFENPNRVLADLVNGLPQLVSLDIGGTNLAGRGVAERPIDMKIEDTNLCQLSDIPGLASRIHKPLQFLGLYGTAHGACRRHDIPAKVVAGDANEDQILIAAHVCMDNKQELLQKVLSDLYHVFRYENCHRMDQALCTVLEAMEKHPAQKHIQISGSATLFYIVKMKEKGELVARMKRRIISTLLAGMSAHRDEETMMRNGCLALCQFRIPQDVMSNYEALVKVLLHSARHSEPESFVQRIGIYLLNSLACQVEGKEKRLLGKLGCVKTMLELVEYRVESNIFDDVLEVAWSTMWNMTDETSINCQRFLDEKGMALFLLCVKQYPHKEELLRNMMGLLGNVAEVEYLRIHLMQERYVTVFANLLRSNSDGIEVPYNAAGILAHMASDGLDAWTIEKPTRNEVLKYMVQAIESWDLNAERNINYRSFGPLLRLLDVYHTPPCQHWAAWALANLTKVYRMYAIRQRFCQTYLDISVMFFFYNAIYVSAFKYCTLVVKEGGMEKLHTLIADSRPYERIKELANLVIENCCQYESHSDDVNVSHSALDAEYSLDG from the exons ATGGCGGAGCTGGATGACTTGTTTCACACGGATCAATATGTAGGCCCGGAGCGGCTCACCGATCTCTGCTTTAAATTGATCTGCGAGAATCTCGACATTATCTCGATAAAGGGAAGACGGGGTCATCGAATATTACGGAAAGGGATTACTTTCCCGAGCGAgatatgtgacaaaattatcGAGTATGCGCAATACAGCGAGGCGACCGAGGACGacgattgttttttttcaatctttaaaaaCTTAGCGGCTACTCGACTGAAGCACGTTAAAATCTCCAGTTGCAGCTTAACTGACACTTCGGTTCAGACTCTTACCAGTCACAAACTCTACGATTTAGAACTTACCGATTGTAGTAATTTAACGGAACTTTGTATCGAACATATTAATGCCAATTCAGAAAATCTTCATAGTTTAGCATTTCATGGAACTTCGATGATTGTACCATCGCGTTTGAGCCCAG CTGAATCATCTTTCGATTACTACAAACGAGGATATGTTTTCAAAACGCCAAATTTAAGACGTTTGGCATTAGGATATTTAGGAATAGCTGCATCAGAATATGTCTTGTTACTGGCAGGATTAATCAATTTGACGCATCTGGACTTATCTAATAGTTTTGACATTGAtacttttgaattttatcaTCTAGTACCAAATTTAGTGTCGTTAACTTTGTATAATGTTAAAGTCAATACGGATTCAAAAtcttttgttaaaaacatCAGCCAATTGAAGAATTTAAG gcACTTGGATATTTCACAGTCAAATTACAAACACGGACAGTTTGAGAATCCTAATAGAGTCTTAGCTGACTTAGTAAATGGTTTACCACAATTGGTTTCCTTAGATATCGGTGGTACAAATCTAGCTGGAAGAGGTGTAGCCGAACGTCCTATCGACATGAAAATCGAGGATACTAATCTCTGTCAGCTTTCTGACATACCAGGACTCGCCTCTAGAATACATAAGCCATTACAATTTTTAGGTCTTTATGGTACTGCCCATGGTGCTTGCAGAAGGCACGACATACCAGCAAAAGTG gtGGCTGGTGATGCAAACGAAGATCAAATATTGATCGCAGCTCATGTTTGCATGGACAATAAACAGGAGTTGTTACAAAAAGTACTCAGTGATTTATACCATGTGTTTAGATATGAGAATTGCCACAGAATGGATCAAGCACTGTGCACTGTGTTGGAAGCGATGGAAAAGCATCCAGCTCAGAAGCATATACAGATATCAGGAAG cGCTACCTTATTTTACATAGTAAAAATGAAGGAAAAAGGCGAATTAGTAGCACGAATGAAGAGAAGAATTATAAGTACCCTCCTTGCTGGTATGAGCGCGCATAGAGATGAGGAAACTATGATGCGAAACGGATGTTTGGCATTGTGCCAATTTCGCATACCACAAGATGTG ATGTCGAATTATGAAGCACTTGTTAAAGTACTTCTACATTCAGCCAGACATTCGGAACCAGAGAGTTTTGTTCAAAGAATcggtatatatttattaaactctttGGCTTGTCAAGTGGAGggtaaagaaaaaagattgcTCGGCAAATTGGGTTGCGTTAAGACCATGTTGGAATTGGTGGAATATAGAGTGGAGTCTAATATATTTGACGACGTATTAGAAGTTGCATGGTCGACTATGTGGAACATGACCGATGAAACGTCCATAAATTGCCAACGATTCTTAGATGAAAAAGGCATGGCATTGTTTCTGTTGTGCGTAAAG CAATATCCACACAAGGAAGAATTGTTGAGGAATATGATGGGTTTGCTCGGTAATGTAGCAGAAGTCGAGTATCTTCGAATTCACCTTATGCAGGAGCGATATGTAACAGTCTTCGCGAATCTATTACGTTCCAATAGCGATGGAATCGAG GTTCCGTACAACGCCGCTGGTATATTGGCACACATGGCATCTGATGGTCTTGACGCTTGGACGATAGAAAAGCCGACTCGCAATGAGGTTCTTAAATACATGGTGCAAGCGATTGAAAGTTGGGATTTAAATGCGGAACGCAATATCAATTATCGTTCTTTTGGACCATTGCTACGCCTGTTGGATGTATACCACACTCCTCCGTGTCAACATTGGGCCGCTTGGGCTCTAGCCAATCTCACCAAAGTATACCGTATGTATGCGATACGTCAACGTTTTTGTCAAACATATCTAGATATAAGcgtcatgttttttttttacaatgcgATTTATGTTTCAGCATTTAAATACTGTACATTGGTAGTGAAAGAAGGAGGAATGGAGAAACTACACACATTGATAGCAGACTCCAGACCGTACGAGCGTATAAAGGAACTTGCAAACTTAGTGATTGAAAATTGCTGTCAATACGAAAGTCATTCCGACGATGTAAACGTTTCTCATTCGGCATTAGATGCGGAATATAGTTTGgatggttaa
- the LOC105673217 gene encoding protein zer-1 homolog isoform X2, with translation MAELDDLFHTDQYVGPERLTDLCFKLICENLDIISIKGRRGHRILRKGITFPSEICDKIIEYAQYSEATEDDDCFFSIFKNLAATRLKHVKISSCSLTDTSVQTLTSHKLYDLELTDCSNLTELCIEHINANSENLHSLAFHGTSMIVPSRLSPAESSFDYYKRGYVFKTPNLRRLALGYLGIAASEYVLLLAGLINLTHLDLSNSFDIDTFEFYHLVPNLVSLTLYNVKVNTDSKSFVKNISQLKNLRHLDISQSNYKHGQFENPNRVLADLVNGLPQLVSLDIGGTNLAGRGVAERPIDMKIEDTNLCQLSDIPGLASRIHKPLQFLGLYGTAHGACRRHDIPAKVVAGDANEDQILIAAHVCMDNKQELLQKVLSDLYHVFRYENCHRMDQALCTVLEAMEKHPAQKHIQISGSATLFYIVKMKEKGELVARMKRRIISTLLAGMSAHRDEETMMRNGCLALCQFRIPQDVMSNYEALVKVLLHSARHSEPESFVQRIGIYLLNSLACQVEGKEKRLLGKLGCVKTMLELVEYRVESNIFDDVLEVAWSTMWNMTDETSINCQRFLDEKGMALFLLCVKQYPHKEELLRNMMGLLGNVAEVEYLRIHLMQERYVTVFANLLRSNSDGIEVPYNAAGILAHMASDGLDAWTIEKPTRNEVLKYMVQAIESWDLNAERNINYRSFGPLLRLLDVYHTPPCQHWAAWALANLTKVYPFKYCTLVVKEGGMEKLHTLIADSRPYERIKELANLVIENCCQYESHSDDVNVSHSALDAEYSLDG, from the exons ATGGCGGAGCTGGATGACTTGTTTCACACGGATCAATATGTAGGCCCGGAGCGGCTCACCGATCTCTGCTTTAAATTGATCTGCGAGAATCTCGACATTATCTCGATAAAGGGAAGACGGGGTCATCGAATATTACGGAAAGGGATTACTTTCCCGAGCGAgatatgtgacaaaattatcGAGTATGCGCAATACAGCGAGGCGACCGAGGACGacgattgttttttttcaatctttaaaaaCTTAGCGGCTACTCGACTGAAGCACGTTAAAATCTCCAGTTGCAGCTTAACTGACACTTCGGTTCAGACTCTTACCAGTCACAAACTCTACGATTTAGAACTTACCGATTGTAGTAATTTAACGGAACTTTGTATCGAACATATTAATGCCAATTCAGAAAATCTTCATAGTTTAGCATTTCATGGAACTTCGATGATTGTACCATCGCGTTTGAGCCCAG CTGAATCATCTTTCGATTACTACAAACGAGGATATGTTTTCAAAACGCCAAATTTAAGACGTTTGGCATTAGGATATTTAGGAATAGCTGCATCAGAATATGTCTTGTTACTGGCAGGATTAATCAATTTGACGCATCTGGACTTATCTAATAGTTTTGACATTGAtacttttgaattttatcaTCTAGTACCAAATTTAGTGTCGTTAACTTTGTATAATGTTAAAGTCAATACGGATTCAAAAtcttttgttaaaaacatCAGCCAATTGAAGAATTTAAG gcACTTGGATATTTCACAGTCAAATTACAAACACGGACAGTTTGAGAATCCTAATAGAGTCTTAGCTGACTTAGTAAATGGTTTACCACAATTGGTTTCCTTAGATATCGGTGGTACAAATCTAGCTGGAAGAGGTGTAGCCGAACGTCCTATCGACATGAAAATCGAGGATACTAATCTCTGTCAGCTTTCTGACATACCAGGACTCGCCTCTAGAATACATAAGCCATTACAATTTTTAGGTCTTTATGGTACTGCCCATGGTGCTTGCAGAAGGCACGACATACCAGCAAAAGTG gtGGCTGGTGATGCAAACGAAGATCAAATATTGATCGCAGCTCATGTTTGCATGGACAATAAACAGGAGTTGTTACAAAAAGTACTCAGTGATTTATACCATGTGTTTAGATATGAGAATTGCCACAGAATGGATCAAGCACTGTGCACTGTGTTGGAAGCGATGGAAAAGCATCCAGCTCAGAAGCATATACAGATATCAGGAAG cGCTACCTTATTTTACATAGTAAAAATGAAGGAAAAAGGCGAATTAGTAGCACGAATGAAGAGAAGAATTATAAGTACCCTCCTTGCTGGTATGAGCGCGCATAGAGATGAGGAAACTATGATGCGAAACGGATGTTTGGCATTGTGCCAATTTCGCATACCACAAGATGTG ATGTCGAATTATGAAGCACTTGTTAAAGTACTTCTACATTCAGCCAGACATTCGGAACCAGAGAGTTTTGTTCAAAGAATcggtatatatttattaaactctttGGCTTGTCAAGTGGAGggtaaagaaaaaagattgcTCGGCAAATTGGGTTGCGTTAAGACCATGTTGGAATTGGTGGAATATAGAGTGGAGTCTAATATATTTGACGACGTATTAGAAGTTGCATGGTCGACTATGTGGAACATGACCGATGAAACGTCCATAAATTGCCAACGATTCTTAGATGAAAAAGGCATGGCATTGTTTCTGTTGTGCGTAAAG CAATATCCACACAAGGAAGAATTGTTGAGGAATATGATGGGTTTGCTCGGTAATGTAGCAGAAGTCGAGTATCTTCGAATTCACCTTATGCAGGAGCGATATGTAACAGTCTTCGCGAATCTATTACGTTCCAATAGCGATGGAATCGAG GTTCCGTACAACGCCGCTGGTATATTGGCACACATGGCATCTGATGGTCTTGACGCTTGGACGATAGAAAAGCCGACTCGCAATGAGGTTCTTAAATACATGGTGCAAGCGATTGAAAGTTGGGATTTAAATGCGGAACGCAATATCAATTATCGTTCTTTTGGACCATTGCTACGCCTGTTGGATGTATACCACACTCCTCCGTGTCAACATTGGGCCGCTTGGGCTCTAGCCAATCTCACCAAAGTATACC CATTTAAATACTGTACATTGGTAGTGAAAGAAGGAGGAATGGAGAAACTACACACATTGATAGCAGACTCCAGACCGTACGAGCGTATAAAGGAACTTGCAAACTTAGTGATTGAAAATTGCTGTCAATACGAAAGTCATTCCGACGATGTAAACGTTTCTCATTCGGCATTAGATGCGGAATATAGTTTGgatggttaa